Proteins from one Paenibacillus sp. J23TS9 genomic window:
- a CDS encoding aldo/keto reductase, with product MKYRRLGNSGLEVSILGLGTNAFGKRADQDTSTRIIHHAMDQGINFFDTANIYAGSESERIIGEALVGRRHEVVLATKAGLVNGEGPNSRGSSRYHLMQELDRSLTRLKTDYVDLYQIHTFDPNTPLDETLRTLDDMVRAGKVRYIGASNYAAWELMKALGYSEAKGLNRYVSTQTSYSLADRTPEQELVPVCLDQGVGIIPYFPLAGGILTGKYSFADQAPLKSRAQTDPSFSRFINDRTLTLGEEVSRIAEESGCTPSTLSLAWLMEQPVVSTVIVGATRTEQLDENLKSVELNPGEEALSKLDEISESFRYGKPFAAYRLT from the coding sequence ATGAAATATCGCCGACTAGGAAACAGCGGTCTGGAAGTGTCTATTCTGGGCCTTGGCACGAATGCTTTCGGTAAACGGGCAGATCAGGACACATCTACCCGGATCATACACCATGCGATGGATCAGGGTATCAATTTCTTCGATACAGCCAATATTTATGCGGGTTCAGAGTCCGAACGGATTATTGGTGAGGCTCTGGTTGGCAGAAGACATGAGGTCGTGTTGGCAACCAAGGCCGGGCTGGTTAACGGAGAGGGTCCCAATTCCCGCGGATCATCGCGGTATCATTTGATGCAGGAGCTGGACCGAAGTCTTACACGGCTGAAGACGGATTATGTGGACCTGTACCAGATCCACACCTTTGACCCGAATACACCGCTGGACGAAACGCTCCGCACATTGGACGATATGGTGCGCGCCGGCAAAGTGCGTTATATCGGGGCTTCCAACTATGCCGCATGGGAACTGATGAAAGCGCTGGGCTATAGCGAGGCTAAAGGACTGAACCGATATGTGTCCACTCAGACAAGCTATTCGCTTGCTGACCGCACACCGGAACAAGAATTGGTGCCTGTGTGCCTGGATCAAGGCGTGGGAATTATTCCATATTTCCCTCTGGCAGGCGGTATTCTCACAGGTAAATACAGCTTCGCGGACCAGGCGCCTTTGAAGTCGCGTGCACAGACGGACCCCAGCTTCAGCCGGTTCATTAATGACCGGACGCTGACACTTGGGGAAGAGGTAAGCCGGATCGCCGAAGAGAGCGGATGCACGCCAAGCACGCTGTCGCTGGCATGGCTGATGGAGCAGCCTGTAGTTTCAACCGTTATCGTAGGTGCAACCCGCACGGAGCAGCTGGATGAGAACCTGAAAAGCGTAGAGCTGAACCCGGGTGAGGAGGCCCTGAGCAAGCTTGATGAGATCAGTGAGTCGTTCCGATACGGCAAACCCTTCGCGGCATATCGATTGACTTAG
- a CDS encoding sigma-70 family RNA polymerase sigma factor, which produces MDGNADRLRVEKARCGDQEAFGELVKLYSNAIYGAAYGILGDFHLAQDVAQETLIKAWYKLERLRDPHKFSSWVIAIARRVCLDKLRGEPNPVQPLECARGLPSLQSLEEDYQVRSTRTAVREALHELDEKYRIVTVMHHIGGYSAREIAQMLDLKVSAVESRLRRARQKLKEELYDMVHDFLEDNRLEEQKFEKEVTSRLKSLFHMQIPVKNMEESIAWYNQNLGFALRENYGKCAFLELPTGPLLMLWQTADDTSANFTVDGGTMPVLLYATDDVHAMHDSLAKNGAVITHYKNEDFGWVLKFMDPNGNMWGVVQEHSGS; this is translated from the coding sequence GTGGATGGCAATGCGGACCGTTTAAGGGTGGAAAAGGCGCGTTGTGGAGATCAGGAAGCGTTTGGGGAGCTGGTGAAGCTGTATTCAAATGCGATCTACGGCGCGGCTTATGGCATACTGGGAGATTTTCATTTGGCACAGGATGTGGCGCAGGAGACGCTGATTAAAGCCTGGTACAAGCTGGAGCGCCTACGGGATCCTCATAAGTTTTCTTCCTGGGTTATCGCCATTGCACGGCGTGTGTGCCTGGATAAGCTGCGGGGAGAGCCGAACCCGGTTCAGCCTCTTGAGTGTGCAAGGGGACTCCCGTCACTACAGTCCCTCGAGGAGGATTACCAGGTTCGTTCCACAAGAACGGCGGTACGTGAGGCGCTGCATGAGCTGGATGAAAAATACCGCATTGTAACTGTAATGCATCACATCGGAGGCTATAGCGCCAGGGAGATCGCTCAGATGCTGGATCTGAAGGTGAGTGCGGTAGAGAGCCGTTTGCGGAGAGCGCGGCAAAAATTAAAAGAGGAGTTGTATGATATGGTCCATGACTTTTTGGAAGACAACCGGCTGGAGGAGCAGAAGTTTGAGAAAGAGGTGACCTCAAGGCTTAAATCCCTTTTCCATATGCAAATTCCGGTCAAAAACATGGAGGAATCCATTGCCTGGTACAATCAAAATTTAGGATTTGCGCTGAGAGAGAATTATGGAAAATGCGCATTTCTAGAGCTGCCAACTGGACCGCTTTTGATGCTGTGGCAGACTGCGGATGATACCTCTGCGAATTTCACAGTCGATGGAGGAACGATGCCGGTGCTTTTGTATGCCACGGATGATGTGCACGCCATGCATGATTCCCTGGCAAAGAACGGCGCCGTAATTACGCATTACAAAAATGAGGATTTCGGCTGGGTGCTTAAATTTATGGATCCAAACGGGAATATGTGGGGCGTCGTTCAAGAGCATTCAGGAAGCTAA
- a CDS encoding TetR/AcrR family transcriptional regulator: MNQKLNNKDRLLVAAIDLMAKKGYNGVSTKEIAAAAGLSEMTLFRHFGTKRSLLEAAVDRFHDTEDMIQVFQEKLVWDLRADLYLLADRYHEIMNQNRKMILIVLKDAELSDVMHKAQKHPRQLKEMLMDYFTAMQEQGKMIATNAEAQAMTFMWMNYGAFMTHLHQAEAITSITMQEFKESSVDLFVRALTP, encoded by the coding sequence ATGAACCAAAAGCTGAATAATAAAGACAGGTTGCTGGTGGCAGCAATTGATTTAATGGCAAAAAAGGGCTACAACGGCGTGTCGACCAAGGAAATTGCCGCTGCTGCCGGCTTGAGTGAGATGACGCTTTTCCGCCACTTTGGGACAAAGCGCTCACTGCTTGAAGCAGCGGTGGACCGCTTTCATGATACCGAGGATATGATTCAGGTATTTCAGGAGAAGCTGGTTTGGGATTTGCGGGCTGATTTGTATCTTCTCGCGGATCGTTATCATGAGATCATGAACCAGAACCGGAAGATGATTCTAATTGTACTGAAGGATGCCGAATTATCGGATGTGATGCATAAAGCCCAAAAGCATCCGCGGCAGCTCAAGGAAATGCTGATGGATTATTTTACAGCGATGCAGGAGCAGGGTAAAATGATTGCCACGAATGCGGAAGCACAGGCCATGACCTTTATGTGGATGAACTATGGGGCTTTCATGACCCATCTGCATCAAGCGGAGGCCATAACGAGCATCACGATGCAGGAATTTAAGGAGAGCAGCGTGGATTTATTTGTCAGGGCGCTAACGCCCTAA
- a CDS encoding DMT family transporter, whose translation MNVLIGLLCLIWGFNWVFMKLANGVFPPVLFAGYRFALGALVLIAVCMVRRVPLPRMRDLKWYILCGILQTMYFNLAIQLSLEDLSAGLTSVLTYSMPLWLTLMAHFWLPGEQLRLRKLLGIVIGIIGLFVAMDAHWSGSTPALLLAVSSGLSWAIANLLVKRKLGHCDMLQFTTWQMITGAAGLLLYSVTFEHGESHWGVMPAVYVLFSGIVGSALAFVMWSYILSKVEASRASISLLLVPVIGVVSGVLFLNESLSVITVAGILLVLMGIWLVNGKSRRQGAGVQTDSGRDQPA comes from the coding sequence ATGAATGTATTGATTGGTTTGCTTTGCCTGATCTGGGGCTTTAACTGGGTATTTATGAAGCTGGCGAACGGGGTGTTTCCGCCGGTACTGTTTGCGGGATACCGATTTGCCCTTGGGGCCTTGGTGCTGATTGCCGTGTGTATGGTCCGGAGGGTACCGCTTCCCCGCATGCGTGATTTGAAGTGGTATATTCTTTGCGGTATTTTGCAAACGATGTATTTTAACCTGGCGATTCAATTATCACTGGAGGATTTGAGTGCGGGACTTACGTCGGTGCTTACCTACAGCATGCCGTTGTGGCTGACTCTGATGGCGCATTTCTGGCTTCCGGGCGAACAGCTCCGTCTGCGGAAGCTGCTGGGCATTGTGATTGGCATCATCGGGCTGTTTGTCGCCATGGATGCGCATTGGAGCGGGAGCACGCCAGCCCTGCTGCTGGCCGTATCCTCGGGACTTTCGTGGGCTATTGCCAATCTGTTGGTTAAGCGTAAGCTGGGGCACTGCGATATGCTTCAGTTCACAACCTGGCAGATGATAACCGGGGCGGCTGGACTATTGCTGTACTCGGTTACTTTTGAGCATGGGGAAAGCCATTGGGGCGTTATGCCTGCGGTGTATGTGCTCTTTTCGGGGATTGTCGGCTCGGCGCTCGCTTTCGTGATGTGGTCTTACATCCTGTCCAAGGTGGAAGCAAGCAGGGCTTCCATTTCATTGCTGCTGGTTCCTGTCATTGGTGTGGTTTCTGGCGTTCTGTTTTTGAATGAAAGCCTCAGTGTGATTACGGTGGCAGGTATTCTGCTTGTGCTCATGGGCATCTGGCTGGTAAACGGGAAGAGCCGGAGACAGGGGGCGGGAGTACAGACGGATTCCGGGCGGGATCAACCGGCATAG
- a CDS encoding glycosyl hydrolase family 18 protein — MLTKQWLVALSITMITAITAIYMGVKEQFNLDEKRPVVAVQKELSSWVVDWQWKSGLEDFRQIASGFGSLQLFAVYFDEADHLYMTDELKKGLPEMLQSAKDASSDKVYLTLVNDRYLQDGTEVQKDPDLVSRLVESEAARSQHIGDIMDLASKYGVQGVEIDYEKIKDSDWQQVKAFYSELYKRLHEQGKSLRIVLESRAPIEQLDLPGGPEYVMMAYNLYGTHSDPGPKADYIFLDKLARRMNHLPGDNVIAIAVGGFDWSGQGKVTAVTEKRAVELTRRAATPPERDPASGSLHFEYVDDKGEKHIVWYADDSTLTGWLDTLRRDGYGKVAIWRLGELSENSLAKLKSWSEGK, encoded by the coding sequence ATGCTGACAAAACAATGGCTGGTTGCCTTATCCATTACGATGATTACAGCGATCACCGCCATTTATATGGGGGTCAAGGAACAGTTTAATCTGGATGAGAAACGGCCAGTGGTGGCGGTTCAGAAGGAACTATCTTCCTGGGTGGTAGACTGGCAGTGGAAATCGGGGCTTGAGGACTTCCGGCAGATCGCAAGCGGTTTTGGCAGTTTGCAGCTTTTTGCTGTGTATTTTGACGAAGCGGATCACTTGTATATGACGGATGAATTGAAAAAAGGGCTGCCGGAGATGCTGCAGTCCGCGAAGGATGCTTCCTCGGATAAGGTCTATTTGACACTGGTGAACGACCGCTATCTCCAGGATGGAACCGAGGTGCAGAAGGACCCGGATCTGGTGTCGCGCCTGGTCGAATCCGAAGCTGCCCGCAGCCAGCATATCGGAGATATAATGGATCTGGCTTCGAAGTACGGGGTACAGGGCGTAGAGATCGATTACGAAAAGATCAAGGACAGTGACTGGCAGCAGGTCAAGGCATTTTACAGCGAGCTGTACAAAAGACTGCATGAGCAGGGCAAGTCGCTGCGGATCGTCCTCGAGTCACGGGCACCGATCGAACAGCTGGATCTGCCGGGCGGGCCCGAATATGTCATGATGGCTTATAATCTGTACGGAACGCATAGTGATCCTGGACCGAAGGCGGATTACATCTTTCTCGACAAGCTGGCACGCCGGATGAACCATCTTCCTGGAGACAATGTCATTGCGATTGCAGTTGGCGGATTTGACTGGAGCGGTCAGGGGAAGGTGACAGCTGTTACTGAAAAACGGGCAGTGGAATTAACCCGGCGAGCGGCTACTCCGCCGGAGCGGGATCCGGCAAGCGGCAGCCTTCACTTTGAGTATGTGGATGACAAGGGAGAGAAGCATATCGTGTGGTATGCGGATGATTCTACGCTGACCGGATGGCTGGATACGCTGCGCCGTGACGGTTATGGCAAAGTGGCAATCTGGCGGCTGGGTGAGCTGAGCGAGAATTCACTCGCGAAGCTGAAGAGCTGGAGTGAAGGTAAATAG
- a CDS encoding YafY family protein — protein sequence MNRTDRLLAIVLQLQGRKVVRAEELAAQFETSVRTIYRDMQALSEANVPIVGAPGQGYSLMEGYFLPPVSFTASEAVTLLLGAEFVQKKLEPNYGIHAESARTKIETVLPERVRIEAEQVRGTMRLLSARESASSRNERMNLEILRRALLERRKVGFRYVKTRSGPDGKRESIRVAAPYGLVHVQGAWMLVAACELRQDIRHFRLSRMTELEQLEVEYELPPEFQFEDYKPPDDRGLEIILLADISIADRIRESDNYYIDALEEHSGGLRIKLRVRQIEEILSWVLSWGSGIRVQEPESLRTRVIEEAEKLLKRY from the coding sequence ATGAACCGGACGGACCGCTTATTAGCAATTGTGCTTCAACTGCAGGGCAGAAAAGTAGTAAGGGCCGAGGAGCTAGCCGCCCAGTTTGAGACCAGCGTGCGCACCATATACCGGGATATGCAGGCGCTAAGTGAAGCCAATGTCCCAATTGTGGGCGCCCCCGGCCAAGGCTATTCCCTGATGGAGGGGTACTTTCTGCCCCCGGTCAGCTTTACGGCCAGCGAGGCAGTGACACTGCTGCTGGGAGCGGAATTTGTGCAAAAGAAATTGGAGCCGAATTACGGAATCCATGCAGAGTCAGCACGGACGAAAATCGAGACTGTACTCCCAGAGCGGGTACGGATTGAAGCCGAGCAGGTGCGAGGGACCATGCGGCTGCTGTCGGCCCGGGAATCAGCCAGCAGCCGGAACGAGCGGATGAACTTGGAGATATTGCGGCGAGCCTTGCTTGAGCGGCGAAAGGTAGGCTTCCGGTATGTTAAAACTCGGTCGGGGCCGGATGGGAAAAGGGAAAGTATTCGCGTAGCGGCACCTTATGGACTTGTTCATGTACAGGGGGCATGGATGCTGGTTGCGGCCTGCGAGCTTCGGCAGGATATACGTCATTTTCGATTATCCCGGATGACGGAGCTGGAGCAGCTTGAAGTGGAGTATGAGCTTCCTCCCGAATTTCAGTTTGAGGATTATAAGCCGCCGGATGATCGCGGACTTGAGATCATCCTTCTTGCTGATATCAGCATCGCGGACCGGATTAGAGAGTCGGATAACTACTATATCGATGCTTTGGAAGAGCATTCCGGAGGACTACGGATCAAGCTTCGTGTCCGGCAGATCGAAGAAATCCTGTCCTGGGTGCTCAGTTGGGGATCCGGCATAAGAGTTCAAGAGCCGGAGTCCTTGCGCAC
- a CDS encoding SRPBCC domain-containing protein, whose amino-acid sequence MNQSHGENKTSEIIHTAKPVGLSAAAGFQIGVRRTLTISTQEAWSLLISPEGLKLWIGEIDSLVLEPGQSFAATNGITGELRVVKPMEQLRMRWQRIGWKHPSTLQIRVLPASQGKATISIHQEKLEDMHARETMKEYWEQVQDRLRELADNNNPGR is encoded by the coding sequence ATGAATCAATCGCATGGTGAAAACAAGACTTCCGAGATAATACATACAGCAAAGCCGGTTGGCCTGTCTGCTGCTGCGGGCTTTCAAATTGGAGTAAGGAGGACACTTACCATATCCACTCAGGAGGCCTGGTCGCTGCTTATTTCTCCGGAAGGGCTGAAGCTGTGGATAGGTGAAATCGATAGCCTGGTGCTGGAACCGGGGCAGTCATTTGCTGCCACCAATGGTATTACGGGGGAGCTTCGTGTGGTGAAGCCTATGGAGCAGCTGCGGATGAGATGGCAGCGTATCGGCTGGAAACATCCATCCACGCTGCAAATCCGTGTTTTACCGGCATCACAGGGAAAGGCAACTATTAGCATCCATCAAGAGAAGCTGGAAGATATGCATGCGAGAGAGACAATGAAGGAGTACTGGGAACAGGTGCAGGACAGACTTAGAGAGCTGGCTGACAATAACAATCCGGGAAGATAA
- a CDS encoding glycosyltransferase, which yields MKEVLTSPRADRRILPDVPDPEHIRTTPDRRGMKEMEEKAEQDPDLISKLRLLSLRYEADFEVRIATKGQRKKRMMKGHAVDISSTGILIRLDDSRSRLSPGESVQIRFHIPPGTMPEGFESAVKTDAVTIRLFTLEVEGHVEQMAAFEFEKPLTVYFQKKRWGYSVYTASALLFVSVLFIMLLRAESIIYFKYNLLLYLYSLIAAAFLLTRYFFGALYRDVPVNPDYTPGVSIIIPCFNEEEWIHRTVLSCMNQDYPVDKLEVIVVDDRSTDRSVERIQKTIDLVHREADRYRTKERLRLHVLPENGGKRVALVEGVKMAKHELVVFVDSDSFLDPQAIKNLVQPFQDPQMGGVAGRTDVENKYTNSVTKLQTVRYYIAFRIMKAAESWFDSVTCLSGPLSCYRKELIIQHSEAWLNQKFLGQPATFGDDRSMTNYILKTHRTGYQDRAICSTIVPSDMGVFLKQQMRWKRSWLRESLRAGGFIWRKEPFMALFFYIGLIVPIAAPVIVLYNLVYVPAVHHIFPTTFLMGLLMMAMLMSLAHLLFRKSRLWVFGLVFCVFYELVLLWQMPVAWVTFWKSTWGTRETPQDIEARNRKKARKQRKKHKHRDRKIDLPF from the coding sequence ATGAAAGAGGTGCTGACCTCTCCGCGTGCGGACAGACGCATTTTACCGGATGTTCCTGATCCGGAGCATATTCGGACTACCCCGGACCGCCGGGGTATGAAGGAAATGGAAGAGAAAGCGGAGCAGGACCCCGACTTGATATCAAAGCTCCGCCTTCTGAGTTTGCGGTATGAAGCCGATTTTGAGGTGCGCATCGCAACAAAGGGACAACGCAAGAAAAGAATGATGAAAGGACATGCCGTGGATATATCCTCCACGGGCATCCTGATTCGTCTGGATGATTCGAGGTCACGCCTAAGTCCCGGAGAATCGGTGCAAATCCGGTTCCATATTCCACCGGGCACGATGCCGGAGGGCTTCGAATCAGCCGTGAAGACGGATGCGGTAACGATCCGTTTATTCACACTCGAGGTAGAGGGTCACGTAGAGCAGATGGCAGCGTTTGAATTTGAGAAGCCGCTGACCGTCTATTTTCAAAAAAAGCGTTGGGGCTACTCCGTGTATACGGCAAGCGCTCTGCTGTTTGTCTCGGTTTTGTTTATCATGCTGCTGCGCGCGGAAAGCATTATCTATTTTAAATATAATTTGCTTTTGTACTTATACAGCCTGATTGCGGCGGCGTTTCTGCTGACACGTTATTTCTTCGGGGCGCTGTACCGTGATGTTCCGGTTAATCCGGACTACACGCCCGGCGTATCGATCATTATCCCCTGCTTTAATGAAGAGGAGTGGATTCATCGTACGGTTCTAAGCTGCATGAATCAGGATTACCCGGTGGACAAGCTGGAGGTGATCGTGGTCGATGACCGTTCGACAGACCGCTCGGTGGAAAGGATCCAGAAGACGATCGATCTGGTTCACCGCGAGGCTGACCGCTACCGGACCAAGGAGCGCCTGCGTCTGCATGTTCTGCCGGAAAATGGAGGCAAAAGGGTTGCACTCGTTGAAGGCGTGAAGATGGCGAAGCATGAACTGGTCGTGTTTGTGGATTCGGACAGCTTTCTCGACCCCCAGGCCATCAAAAATCTGGTGCAGCCTTTTCAGGATCCGCAAATGGGCGGTGTGGCCGGCCGGACAGATGTAGAGAATAAGTACACGAACTCCGTAACCAAACTGCAAACCGTCAGATACTATATTGCTTTTCGGATCATGAAGGCTGCTGAATCGTGGTTTGACAGCGTGACCTGCCTTTCTGGGCCGCTTTCCTGCTACCGGAAGGAACTGATCATCCAGCATTCCGAAGCCTGGCTGAATCAGAAATTTCTCGGACAGCCGGCTACCTTCGGTGATGACCGCAGCATGACAAACTATATTCTGAAGACGCACCGAACCGGATATCAGGACCGAGCGATCTGTTCTACGATTGTTCCGTCAGATATGGGTGTGTTTCTGAAGCAGCAGATGCGGTGGAAGCGTTCCTGGCTGCGCGAGTCGCTGCGGGCCGGGGGATTCATTTGGCGCAAGGAGCCCTTTATGGCGTTATTCTTTTATATCGGGCTGATCGTACCCATCGCGGCTCCCGTCATCGTGCTCTACAATCTCGTCTATGTGCCGGCAGTGCATCATATTTTTCCGACGACGTTTCTGATGGGGCTGCTGATGATGGCTATGCTCATGAGTTTGGCGCATCTGCTGTTCCGTAAGAGCAGGCTGTGGGTGTTTGGCCTGGTGTTCTGTGTCTTTTACGAGCTGGTGCTGCTGTGGCAGATGCCTGTCGCATGGGTGACCTTCTGGAAATCCACCTGGGGAACACGCGAGACGCCACAGGACATTGAAGCCCGCAACCGCAAAAAAGCGAGAAAGCAGCGAAAGAAGCACAAGCACAGGGATCGGAAAATTGATCTTCCGTTCTAA
- a CDS encoding polysaccharide deacetylase family protein gives MNKKTRKTVLNYQRKNRRKRIKTIIQLAMLMTAAILLVQTIWYTRHYEEPAQETWTNHNGFIALSYFGVDREGTPKLVAKRQLEQQLNTLYTQGYRTISQQDVLDFYEKGKPLPDKALFLSFEDGRNDSALFAQPLLEKYNFKATFLSYANKMGNSDGKFVQPKEMLKMMKSGYWELGTNGYRLSYINIFDKDGRYLGQKTENEMRSKGNMAYYNHYLMDFVRDENMIPLEDRDQMDARITDDYQKMQTIYTDKLGFVPKVYMIMHANTLYGSMNRLVAEANDENIRKLFSMHFNRDGNMYNDSKKSLYDLTRVQPEPYWFTNHLLMKVEKDTGQPMKYIQGDGKRAARWQTISGAAEYMENKIALTSPPGKEGRIALKDSDRSPDLRLSVKLTGNVVGKQMVYVRDDEKKQSYVRVVLDNNELRVEQKKAGQAVEILQKRKLDTVQWQSTDLALDKAGVYPQQVATSGLNTSEDEYPVNIEQNRKLDVNVQGSTLDVNVDGKPLLVNQPLDGSIASGGAALGAEYNKQNTKDDIYDGVFESLKIEALKRTDGSKELLFNSRSTGLKGIAVKIQNIMNASIDWAIDTF, from the coding sequence ATGAACAAAAAAACACGGAAAACCGTCCTGAATTACCAGCGTAAAAATCGCCGAAAACGGATCAAAACCATAATACAGCTGGCCATGTTAATGACCGCGGCCATTCTGCTGGTCCAGACCATTTGGTATACCAGGCATTATGAGGAGCCTGCCCAGGAGACATGGACGAACCATAACGGCTTTATCGCCTTGTCCTATTTTGGTGTGGACCGTGAGGGGACACCGAAGCTGGTTGCCAAAAGGCAGCTGGAGCAGCAGCTGAATACTCTGTATACCCAGGGCTACCGGACGATATCGCAGCAGGATGTCCTTGATTTTTATGAAAAGGGCAAGCCGCTGCCGGATAAGGCATTGTTTCTTTCTTTTGAGGATGGACGCAATGATTCCGCCTTGTTCGCCCAGCCGCTGCTGGAGAAGTATAATTTCAAGGCGACCTTCCTTTCCTATGCGAATAAAATGGGAAACAGTGACGGTAAGTTCGTCCAGCCTAAAGAAATGCTGAAGATGATGAAAAGCGGCTATTGGGAGCTGGGTACGAACGGTTACCGTTTGTCTTATATTAATATTTTTGATAAGGACGGCCGTTATCTCGGGCAGAAAACCGAGAATGAGATGCGCAGCAAAGGGAACATGGCCTACTATAATCATTATCTTATGGATTTTGTTCGCGATGAGAATATGATTCCGCTTGAGGACCGCGACCAGATGGACGCCCGCATAACGGATGATTATCAGAAAATGCAGACCATTTACACGGATAAGCTGGGTTTTGTGCCTAAGGTGTATATGATCATGCATGCCAATACGTTGTATGGGAGTATGAACCGGTTGGTTGCTGAAGCCAATGACGAGAATATCCGCAAGCTGTTTAGCATGCATTTTAACCGGGATGGCAATATGTATAACGATAGCAAAAAGAGTCTGTACGATCTGACCCGGGTGCAGCCGGAGCCCTACTGGTTTACCAATCATCTGCTGATGAAGGTTGAAAAAGATACCGGGCAGCCAATGAAGTATATTCAAGGTGACGGGAAACGCGCGGCCCGGTGGCAAACGATTAGCGGGGCTGCCGAATATATGGAGAATAAGATCGCCCTGACCTCTCCTCCAGGAAAAGAAGGCAGAATCGCACTGAAGGACAGCGATCGAAGTCCGGATCTCCGGCTCAGCGTCAAGCTTACCGGCAATGTGGTAGGTAAACAGATGGTGTATGTCCGTGATGATGAAAAGAAGCAGTCCTATGTTCGTGTCGTGCTGGACAATAACGAGCTTCGCGTTGAGCAGAAGAAGGCCGGACAAGCAGTGGAGATCCTGCAGAAGCGCAAGCTGGATACGGTGCAGTGGCAATCAACGGATCTGGCTTTAGACAAGGCGGGGGTGTACCCGCAGCAGGTTGCAACTTCGGGACTGAACACTTCAGAGGATGAGTATCCGGTCAATATCGAGCAGAATCGTAAGCTGGATGTGAATGTACAGGGCAGTACTCTGGATGTGAACGTGGACGGCAAGCCGCTTCTGGTGAATCAGCCTCTCGACGGGTCGATAGCGTCAGGCGGAGCTGCATTGGGTGCGGAATACAATAAGCAAAATACCAAGGACGATATATACGACGGTGTATTTGAAAGCCTGAAAATTGAAGCCCTGAAGAGAACGGACGGAAGCAAGGAGCTGCTGTTCAACAGCCGTTCTACCGGGCTGAAGGGCATTGCCGTTAAAATTCAAAACATAATGAATGCTTCCATCGACTGGGCGATCGATACCTTCTGA